ATCAGATGTAAAAACTATGGATTTTATTATTCATCCAAAATTTTCAGGATTTCCTGAAGACCGGTTTTAATATTCCTGACAACATTTTTCAGATTTTCAACTTCCCGGGGATCAGTGCTATCTTCAGCAGGCAATTTCCCCGAACTGGCGAATTCTTCGACCTGTTTCCGATTCATACTCTGGACTAGTTCATCAGCACCTTCAATAGTGTACTTTTTTTCATAAAGCAGATATTTGATCAGTTTAAGCAGAGCAATATCTTTGTCCTTATAGACCCGGTTACCAGCACTGTTTTTGGAAGGGGAAAGCGATGAAAACTCCTGTTCCCAGTAGCGCAGCACATACTTCTTGACATCCAAAATTTCACTAACCTCACCAATACTGTAATACAATTTTTTAATGTCATTTAGCATTTGCTTATCACTTTTTAATTATAATCTAATATACTGGTGCACAATTAGAAAAGCAATCATTGATTAGTATTAACTTGAGGATAAAATGTTTATGGCATTTAAAAACATTTTGAATGCCAATTGAACAGTGTTTAAAATCCCGACCTAAGCAGGTGTATCAATGTTTGGGTAATTGACTTATAATTTTTCAGATTCCAATACTGGTTCCGGCTGAAAATCATGCTTTTTATAGAACTTTTTAGTAAAATCGGCCAGACGTTTGTATGCTTTTTTTAGAGTATCTTCATCAGGTAGAAAGACAACCCGGAAATGATTGGTTCCCGGTTTTTCGCCAAATCCACTTCCAAAAACAACCAGAACACCGGTTTCTTCCAGAAGTTCCAGAACAAATTCCTCATCATCTACATTAGGCGGCAG
This genomic stretch from Candidatus Cloacimonadota bacterium harbors:
- a CDS encoding MerR family transcriptional regulator, which gives rise to MLNDIKKLYYSIGEVSEILDVKKYVLRYWEQEFSSLSPSKNSAGNRVYKDKDIALLKLIKYLLYEKKYTIEGADELVQSMNRKQVEEFASSGKLPAEDSTDPREVENLKNVVRNIKTGLQEILKILDE